The DNA window TTGACTTTCAATTCTGCAATGGCGGTTTGCAAACGGTATTTTATCGCTTGAACCCTTTCTGGATCAAGAGCTAAAGCGTCGTTCATATATTGACGTATGTTGCTTATGCGCAATTGGAATTCTTTCTCCAATGAAGCCCCTTCATCTTTGCGGAAATCTCCAATATAATCCAAGGCTTCGACAATTACTTTCTGAATTTCGACCCAGTCATTTTCGTCGATTTCTTCTCGTTCGGTTTTGAGAGTGTCTGGCATTCGAACAGCCATTTTCATCAATTCGGTTTCATCGGCAGCCGGATACACTTCGCGCAATTGACTGATGTAGGCTTTTACAATGGGCACGTTGACTTTCGTTGAGGTTTGCTCGGCGGTACTTTCTATAAAAATCGAAAAATCTACTTTCCCTCTTTCGAGTTTCAAGGCAATTTGGTTGCGTAAACCCAGTTCCATTTCGCGGTAGGACGAAGGCATTCGCACGCTTAAATCCAAACCTTTACTGTTTAGGGATTTTACTTCAACGGTAATTTTTTTGGTTGGCAATTGCAAAGTAGCTTTGCCAAATCCGGTCATTGATTGTATCATATTATTTTCTAAAAGAATTCAAAGATAAGAAAAAAAGCCCCTTAACCTCCAAAGGGCGAATTTAAACAACTTATCCATTCCCGCTTTGGGGTTTAGGGGGCTTTCTGCGTTACTAAATATACTCCTGCAAATATCAAAACTGCCGAAATGATTTTTACTAATGTGAGTTCGTCTTTGCCTAAACCAATAGCAAAAATTGTTGCAAAAAATGGCTGCAAGTAGATGAAAACCGCCACTGTAGTTGGTTTTAGTTCTTTCATCGAAAGCAAATTGAGCAAGTAGGTCAAGAAGGTCGAAAAAACGACAACAAAACCTATTTTCCAATAAATGTCCGTTGGCATTATCGACCAATCTACAATGGATAACTCGTTCCAGCCAAAGGGCACAATCATTATAAAACCGATGAGATACACCCATTTTACAAAGTTGAAAGCATTGTATTTTGCCATCAGTTTTTTAACCAAAACCAAGTATAAACCATAAGAGATTGCATTGGCAAACACCAGAAAATTTCCCAAACTGGCTTGAGGTTCGCTTTTGATGGTTTTTCCGTAAAGAATGAGCGCCGAGGTTCCAATTAAGCCCAAAACAAGTCCAAAAACCATTCGTTTTTGAATGCGTTCTTTCATTATTATCGCAGAAAGCACCAAGACAATCATAGGCGTAGAAACCATCAATACAGATGCCGATATGGGAGAAGTTAAGCTTAACCCTTTGAAGAAACAAAGCATATTCAGCGTTATTCCGAAAAATGCTGCTGCAATTATTCGAGGAAAATCAGCTCGTTCTATTTTTTCGGCACGTACTTGCTCCGGAATTCGAGCAAAAAGCCACGACAACCAAAACAAAAGGGTGGCGCCGCCCACTCGAATAATTAAAAAACCGTAAGCGCCAATGTGTTTTGGCATCACATCTTTGGCAATGGTAAATGTCATTCCATAAAAAATAGAAACTAAAGTAGCAGTAATAAGGGCAAGAGTTCGTTTTGACATTAGGCTAAAGCTTTCATCACTTGGAGTATGTTCTGTTGGCTGTTGCCAATGTATATGCTATTGTCAATAATAAAAACGGGGCGACTCAAGAAAGTGTAATGCTCAAGAATGTATTTTTTGAAATCCGCTTCGGTCAATGATTTGTTCTTAAAATCCATCGATTTATAGAGTTGTGCTTTTTTGCTAAAAAGCGCTTCGTAACTTCCCGATAGTTGGTACATTTCCTCCAATTCTTTCTCTGTAATAGGGTCTTGTTTAATGTCGTGAAACACTAAATTATGATCTTTCGGTAACGATTTGATTATTTTTCGACAAGTATCGCAGGAAGCGAGATAATATATTTTGTTCATATTGGTCAATGCAATTTCTTTGTGCAAAGAAAATTCATTTGAAACGGAAAATGATTATTTTTATCAAAAATTTAAAACTATAAATTAGTATGATATGCATCACACACTCGAAGTAAATACAACTAGTAGGAAAATGGCTTTGAAATTTCTCGAAAATTATTCTTTAGAACAGCTCAACAAAATTCCCGAAGGTTTTAGTAATAATTTAATTTGGAATATTGGCCATATACTAGTTACACAACAATTATTGGTTTATAAATTGTCCGGTTTGCCAATGATGGTTTCAGATGACATGGTCGAAAAATTCAAAAAAGGAAGCAAGCCTGAGCAAGAAATTACGCAAACTGAAGTAGAGGAAATCAAATCGTTGTTATTTGTAACCATCGAAAAAACAAATGAGGATTTGAAGAATAATGTTTTCAAAGAATACCAAGAATATCCAACTTCGACAGGCTTTGTTTTAAAAAATGCTGAAGGAGCAATGGCGTTCAACAACTTTCACGAAGGGCTCCATCTTGGCATTATGATGAGTTTAAGAAAGCTAGTTTAAGTACACCAAAACTAAATGCAAAACCCAACTTAAAAATGTTTTGAGTTGGGTTTCGTGTTTTTAAATAGATGAGGTTGGGTTATTGAATGTAATAAATATAGCCCACATTGAACCAAACATTCCAATCATTGGCTTTGTTTTCCTTGTAAAGTTCAGGGTTCGGGTTTAAGCCGTCTACCCAATCTGAAAAATAATATTGCAATCTTAAGTCGACCATCAAATCCGATAGCGGGGATAGTTTGTATCGGGTTCCTAAACTGGAAACTACGGACCAAACAGAGCTCGATTCCGTAGAAAATCCGTAGGCACGATCGTCTGTTGGGGTTAAATATTTGGGAAAAGTGGTCAAAGGTGTTCCCAACGGTCCCATTGTAGAATAGGCTTCGGCATTGTAAAAACTGTATTGAGCTCCAAGACTTACAAAAGGGGCCCAACTTCCAATAGTTTCGGTAAATTCACGAATACTTAAAGGGAAAAACTCCAACTGCATCCCAATATTGGTTACGTCGGTGCTGCCATCCATTGCTTTTAATTGTTCTTTTCCTAGAGAGGGCTTGCCTTCAACCCATTGGCCAAAATGATCTAACTTTGTTTTATTGTAAGACAATTCGCTTCTAAGCTTGAAGTGGTCGTTAAAATAGGTTTCTGGGGTGTAACAATTACATTCGGCAGTATAGGAAAAGTTCATATAATGTATGATACCAATTCCATATCCTGAATTTCCTGCATTGGTTGACAAATCATGCCTTTCGCCATAGTCCGACTGAAAGGCTACAGGGCCAGCGATAACACCAATTTCGTGTGAAAATCCAAATTGAGCTTTAGCTGTATTTGAAAGGCCAAAAAAAAGGATTAAGCAGAAAAATGTAATAGATTTTGGGATCATTCTAATGAATTACTTTTTTACAAATATATAAAAACATCAATCAATCTTTAGATTATGGGATGAATTATAATAAAACGTTAACCAATATAAAAATTATATAAAGATATTATACCGATTAAAGGTTTTCGATAGCAATAGTTTTGATATTAAATAAATTTGTTCCAACATCAATAAAAAAGCGTTGCTAGGTGTTAAGAAATAACAAATAAATGCTAAAATATTCCGATATAATGTATATTTGTCGCTACTAACGAAAACGTTTTCTTAACCGTTAATAATTTTAAAAATATGTCACAAAGTATTACTTCATTCATTGAATCGGTTGCAAAAAGAAATGCTAACGAACCTGAATTCATGCAGGCAGTACAAGAAGTTGCAGAAACTGTAATTCCTTTTATTGAAGAGAATAAAAAATACCAAAACAAAATGCTTTTGGAACGAATGGTCGAGTCTGAGCGTGTAATCATGTTTAGAATAGTTTGGACCGATGATAAAGGCGAAACGCAGGTAAACAGAGGATACCGAATCCAGATGAACTCTGCCATCGGACCCTACAAAGGAGGAATTCGTTTTCATCCTTCCGTAAATTTAAGCATTTTGAAATTTCTTGCGTTCGAGCAAACATTCAAAAACAGTTTAACAACATTACCAATGGGCGGCGGAAAAGGTGGCGCAGATTTTGACCCGAAAGGGAAATCAGACAATGAAGTGATGCGTTTCTGTCAAGCATTTATGACGGAGTTATCTAAACATATTGGTGCAAATACAGACGTACCTGCCGGAGATATTGGCGTAGGAGGTAGAGAGGTGGGCTTTATGTTTGGACAATACAAAAGACTCAGAAATGAATTTACAGGGGTTTTAACTGGAAAAGGAATTTCATTTGGAGGGTCTTTGGTTAGACCTGAAGCAACAGGATATGGCAAT is part of the Flavobacterium nackdongense genome and encodes:
- a CDS encoding YicC/YloC family endoribonuclease; this translates as MIQSMTGFGKATLQLPTKKITVEVKSLNSKGLDLSVRMPSSYREMELGLRNQIALKLERGKVDFSIFIESTAEQTSTKVNVPIVKAYISQLREVYPAADETELMKMAVRMPDTLKTEREEIDENDWVEIQKVIVEALDYIGDFRKDEGASLEKEFQLRISNIRQYMNDALALDPERVQAIKYRLQTAIAELKVNVDENRFEQELIYYLEKLDITEEKVRLTNHLDYFLETINGTEANGRKLGFITQEMGREINTMGSKSNHAQMQKLVVMMKDELEKIKEQVLNVL
- a CDS encoding DMT family transporter, which gives rise to MSKRTLALITATLVSIFYGMTFTIAKDVMPKHIGAYGFLIIRVGGATLLFWLSWLFARIPEQVRAEKIERADFPRIIAAAFFGITLNMLCFFKGLSLTSPISASVLMVSTPMIVLVLSAIIMKERIQKRMVFGLVLGLIGTSALILYGKTIKSEPQASLGNFLVFANAISYGLYLVLVKKLMAKYNAFNFVKWVYLIGFIMIVPFGWNELSIVDWSIMPTDIYWKIGFVVVFSTFLTYLLNLLSMKELKPTTVAVFIYLQPFFATIFAIGLGKDELTLVKIISAVLIFAGVYLVTQKAP
- a CDS encoding arsenate reductase family protein; protein product: MNKIYYLASCDTCRKIIKSLPKDHNLVFHDIKQDPITEKELEEMYQLSGSYEALFSKKAQLYKSMDFKNKSLTEADFKKYILEHYTFLSRPVFIIDNSIYIGNSQQNILQVMKALA
- a CDS encoding DinB family protein; translation: MHHTLEVNTTSRKMALKFLENYSLEQLNKIPEGFSNNLIWNIGHILVTQQLLVYKLSGLPMMVSDDMVEKFKKGSKPEQEITQTEVEEIKSLLFVTIEKTNEDLKNNVFKEYQEYPTSTGFVLKNAEGAMAFNNFHEGLHLGIMMSLRKLV
- a CDS encoding THC0290_0291 family protein, with translation MIPKSITFFCLILFFGLSNTAKAQFGFSHEIGVIAGPVAFQSDYGERHDLSTNAGNSGYGIGIIHYMNFSYTAECNCYTPETYFNDHFKLRSELSYNKTKLDHFGQWVEGKPSLGKEQLKAMDGSTDVTNIGMQLEFFPLSIREFTETIGSWAPFVSLGAQYSFYNAEAYSTMGPLGTPLTTFPKYLTPTDDRAYGFSTESSSVWSVVSSLGTRYKLSPLSDLMVDLRLQYYFSDWVDGLNPNPELYKENKANDWNVWFNVGYIYYIQ